The Bacillota bacterium genome includes a region encoding these proteins:
- the prmC gene encoding peptide chain release factor N(5)-glutamine methyltransferase — translation MTCGSLLLEGAHFLKRAGSESPRLEAEVLLAFAWGRSRTELMIYPEREVPVGVVEKFWELLEGRAAGIPVAYLTGTREFMSLSFLVSPAVLIPRPETELLAEKALEFLAEWQEKNLSAPLAADVGTGCGALAVSLACYHPRLRVIATDISEEALAVARENARRHGVEDRVTFRAGDLLAPLGAEGRAGRGAAVVANLPYIPHSSLDFLPRDVRYEPRLALDGGADGLDLYRRLLPQAAAFLAPGGLLACEVGPGQASLLAGLLEEQGWGEVQVNRDYQGLNRMVTALKRV, via the coding sequence GTGACTTGCGGGAGCCTGCTGCTGGAGGGGGCGCACTTTTTGAAAAGGGCGGGGAGTGAATCCCCCCGCCTGGAGGCCGAGGTTTTGCTGGCCTTTGCCTGGGGCCGGAGCCGTACCGAACTCATGATTTATCCCGAACGGGAGGTTCCCGTCGGTGTTGTTGAAAAATTTTGGGAGCTGCTGGAGGGGAGGGCGGCAGGAATTCCTGTCGCCTATTTAACCGGGACGCGGGAGTTCATGTCCCTTTCCTTTCTGGTGAGTCCTGCTGTCTTGATTCCCCGCCCGGAAACGGAGCTGCTGGCGGAAAAAGCCCTGGAGTTTCTTGCGGAATGGCAGGAAAAGAATTTGTCCGCGCCGCTGGCTGCCGATGTCGGCACCGGGTGCGGGGCGCTTGCGGTAAGCCTGGCTTGCTACCACCCCCGCCTCCGGGTGATTGCCACAGATATTTCGGAAGAGGCCCTGGCCGTGGCGCGCGAGAACGCCCGGCGGCACGGAGTGGAAGACCGCGTCACGTTCCGGGCCGGGGATTTGCTGGCACCCCTGGGCGCCGAAGGGAGGGCGGGCCGGGGCGCGGCAGTTGTGGCCAATCTGCCTTACATTCCCCACTCCTCCCTTGATTTTTTGCCCCGGGATGTCCGGTATGAGCCTCGCCTTGCCCTGGATGGGGGGGCCGACGGGCTGGATCTTTACCGGCGCCTCCTTCCCCAGGCGGCCGCTTTCCTTGCCCCGGGCGGGCTGCTGGCCTGCGAGGTGGGCCCGGGACAGGCTTCCCTGCTGGCCGGCCTGCTGGAAGAGCAGGGGTGGGGGGAGGTTCAGGTGAACCGGGACTACCAGGGCCTGAACCGAATGGTGACGGCCTTGAAAAGGGTTTGA
- the fsa gene encoding fructose-6-phosphate aldolase, producing the protein MEIYLDTANVEEIREAVKWGVVSGVTTNPTLVAKEGRNFRQVLKEICELVQGPVSAEAMSLDAEGILREARELARLAPNIVVKIPVVPAGLQAARVLAQEGIRVNITLVFSAPQALLAARAGAAFVSPFIGRMDDIGQEGTAVLGDIIKIFRNYQFPTRIIAASIRHPWHVLEAARLGADIATVPFNVLVQMFRHPLTDLGIARFQADWEKVKGV; encoded by the coding sequence TTGGAAATCTACCTTGATACCGCAAATGTGGAGGAAATCCGGGAGGCTGTGAAGTGGGGTGTGGTTTCAGGTGTGACCACGAACCCCACCCTTGTGGCAAAAGAAGGGCGTAATTTTCGCCAGGTTTTGAAGGAAATCTGCGAACTTGTCCAGGGCCCCGTCAGCGCCGAGGCGATGAGCTTAGACGCCGAAGGAATTCTCCGGGAAGCAAGGGAGCTCGCCCGGCTTGCCCCCAACATTGTCGTCAAAATCCCTGTTGTACCGGCCGGCCTGCAGGCGGCGCGCGTTCTGGCGCAGGAGGGGATCCGGGTAAATATTACCCTTGTTTTTTCCGCCCCGCAGGCCCTGCTGGCGGCGCGTGCCGGCGCCGCCTTTGTGAGCCCTTTCATCGGAAGAATGGACGACATCGGACAGGAAGGGACCGCCGTCCTGGGTGATATTATCAAAATTTTCCGCAACTACCAGTTTCCTACCAGGATCATTGCCGCCAGCATCCGCCACCCCTGGCATGTTCTGGAGGCAGCGCGGCTGGGCGCGGATATTGCCACCGTTCCTTTCAACGTGCTTGTGCAGATGTTCAGGCACCCCCTCACCGACCTGGGAATCGCCCGTTTTCAGGCAGACTGGGAGAAGGTGAAGGGAGTTTAG
- a CDS encoding M23 family metallopeptidase: protein MKSMRWIGIGFFVLFLLWPVLYPVSPASGYLAEDSFAPYWQEPGGALPERRALAYEVRRGDTLWDIARRLGLNPEAISAANRLGAGAVLRPGQILVLPFQAERTHRVAPGETLWSLARRYHVSVARLMAWNQIRDPAFLAVGKELIIPGGTGAASRSLEETHRAARGWDDGLAWPLLGEITSFFGPREGEFHHGLDIAGDPGDPVRAAQDGEVVFAGWLGVYGRTVMLDHGSGNKTLYGHLREVLVGVGDFVEKGEIIARVGSSGRTTGPHLHFELRQGDRAVNPLPYLSRQLPGVTANGARKQPEITKRLHPNKVSRFYLHVF, encoded by the coding sequence GTGAAATCAATGAGATGGATCGGGATCGGTTTTTTTGTCCTTTTCCTGCTCTGGCCGGTCCTTTACCCTGTTTCCCCGGCCTCAGGCTACCTTGCGGAGGATAGTTTCGCTCCTTACTGGCAGGAGCCCGGGGGAGCCCTTCCGGAAAGGAGGGCGCTTGCCTATGAGGTGCGGCGGGGGGATACTTTGTGGGATATCGCCCGGCGCCTCGGTTTGAACCCGGAAGCAATCAGTGCCGCAAACAGGCTTGGAGCCGGGGCGGTTCTCCGCCCCGGCCAGATTCTTGTGCTCCCGTTTCAGGCGGAACGGACGCACCGGGTTGCTCCGGGCGAGACTCTGTGGTCGCTGGCGCGGCGCTACCACGTCAGCGTGGCGCGGTTGATGGCCTGGAATCAGATCAGGGATCCCGCTTTTCTTGCGGTGGGTAAGGAATTGATCATTCCGGGGGGAACAGGTGCCGCTTCCCGCTCCTTAGAGGAGACACATCGTGCAGCGCGGGGTTGGGACGACGGCCTGGCCTGGCCCCTGCTTGGGGAAATCACTTCGTTTTTCGGCCCCCGCGAGGGAGAGTTCCACCACGGCCTTGACATTGCAGGAGATCCCGGAGATCCGGTCAGGGCCGCCCAAGACGGAGAGGTTGTTTTCGCCGGGTGGCTGGGTGTCTACGGGAGGACCGTAATGCTGGATCATGGCAGCGGAAACAAAACTCTGTACGGGCACCTGCGGGAAGTTCTGGTTGGTGTTGGAGATTTCGTGGAAAAGGGCGAGATCATCGCCCGGGTGGGTTCTTCCGGAAGGACGACAGGCCCCCACCTTCACTTTGAACTGCGACAGGGCGACCGGGCTGTCAACCCCCTCCCTTACCTGAGCAGGCAACTTCCCGGGGTGACTGCGAATGGTGCACGAAAACAGCCAGAAATCACAAAGCGGCTTCATCCGAATAAGGTGAGCCGCTTTTATTTGCATGTTTTTTGA
- the prfA gene encoding peptide chain release factor 1 — protein MLEKLEALEARYVELEQMLGDPAVIADREAWRKVAKSHAELSEVVDTYRTYKRVCGEIKNTRSLLEEKIEPELRDLAEAELEELQEKKEKLEERLKILLLPRDPRDEKNVIMEIRAGTGGEEAALFAADLFRMYGRYAERQGWRIEVLSTHPTDMGGFKEVIFQVSGNAVFSKLKYESGVHRVQRIPVTESGGRIHTSAATVAVLPEAEEVDVEINPQDLRIDVFCSSGPGGQSVNTTQSAVRITHLPTGIVVTCQDEKSQHKNKEKALRVLRARLLDRAQRALQGEISSLRRTQVGSGDRSERIRTYNFPQGRVTDHRIGLTLYRLPEILDGDLEEIITALVTAQRAEQLRQELALQKEVGV, from the coding sequence GTGCTGGAAAAACTTGAAGCTTTAGAGGCCCGTTATGTGGAGCTGGAGCAGATGCTCGGCGACCCGGCGGTAATCGCCGACCGGGAAGCATGGCGCAAGGTCGCGAAGAGCCATGCTGAACTGAGCGAGGTTGTGGACACCTACCGCACCTACAAGCGGGTCTGCGGCGAGATTAAGAATACGAGGTCCCTGCTGGAGGAGAAGATCGAGCCCGAACTGCGCGACCTGGCCGAGGCGGAACTCGAAGAACTGCAGGAGAAGAAAGAGAAGCTCGAGGAAAGATTGAAGATTTTGCTCCTGCCCCGGGACCCCCGGGACGAGAAGAATGTGATCATGGAGATCCGGGCTGGCACCGGGGGGGAAGAGGCTGCACTTTTTGCCGCAGACCTTTTCCGGATGTACGGGCGCTACGCGGAGCGGCAGGGGTGGCGGATTGAGGTTTTGAGCACCCACCCCACCGATATGGGAGGCTTCAAGGAGGTCATCTTTCAGGTAAGCGGGAATGCCGTTTTCAGCAAGCTCAAATACGAGAGCGGCGTCCACCGGGTGCAGCGGATCCCGGTGACGGAATCCGGAGGGAGGATCCACACTTCGGCGGCAACCGTCGCGGTCCTGCCCGAGGCGGAGGAGGTTGATGTCGAGATCAACCCCCAGGACCTGCGGATCGATGTTTTCTGCTCCAGCGGTCCCGGCGGACAGTCGGTGAACACCACCCAGTCTGCCGTGAGGATCACCCACCTCCCGACAGGGATTGTGGTTACCTGCCAGGACGAAAAGTCGCAGCATAAGAATAAAGAGAAGGCCCTGCGGGTCCTGCGCGCCCGGCTGCTAGACCGCGCCCAGCGCGCCCTGCAGGGGGAAATCTCTTCTTTGCGCCGGACTCAGGTGGGAAGCGGGGATCGCAGCGAGCGGATCAGGACCTATAACTTTCCCCAGGGCCGGGTCACGGACCACCGGATCGGCCTCACCCTCTACCGGCTGCCCGAAATCCTGGACGGGGATCTGGAAGAAATCATTACCGCGCTGGTGACTGCCCAGCGGGCGGAACAGCTCCGGCAGGAGCTGGCCCTCCAGAAAGAGGTGGGGGTCTGA
- a CDS encoding threonylcarbamoyl-AMP synthase: protein METRILRVDPEHPDPAVIAAAAEVIKQGGTVAFPTETVYGLGANALDPEAVMKIFRAKGRPRGNPLIAHIASLAQARTLVACWPPAAEALARRFWPGPLTLILPRGAGVPDEVTAGLPTVALRLPAHPVALALIEASGVPIAAPSANISGRPSPTCAGHVWKDLAGRIDLILDGGATEVGVESTILDLSGPRPVLLRPGGVSREELERVLETEILLHPAVLQGGIGAAEGELDVAPSPGTLFRHYAPAARVLLVSGTPQEQAAKIKNYLAEHPGVRAGVLATTENFPFYQAEGILPAYLEILGSRNCPEEIAGRLFSALRNCDDAGVDVILVEAIPASGIGLAVMNRLCRAAENRIL from the coding sequence CTGGAAACACGCATCCTGCGCGTAGATCCGGAGCACCCGGATCCTGCCGTGATTGCAGCAGCGGCAGAGGTGATTAAACAGGGCGGAACGGTGGCCTTTCCCACCGAAACTGTTTACGGGCTGGGCGCCAATGCTCTGGACCCGGAGGCGGTCATGAAAATTTTCCGGGCCAAGGGGAGGCCGCGCGGGAACCCCCTGATTGCGCACATTGCCTCCCTCGCCCAGGCGCGCACCCTTGTTGCCTGCTGGCCGCCGGCGGCAGAAGCCCTCGCCCGGAGGTTCTGGCCGGGCCCCCTGACCCTGATCCTCCCCCGGGGCGCCGGGGTGCCAGACGAGGTTACCGCAGGTCTTCCCACCGTCGCCCTGCGCCTGCCGGCCCATCCGGTCGCCCTTGCCCTGATCGAGGCAAGCGGTGTTCCCATTGCGGCGCCGAGCGCGAACATTTCGGGGCGCCCCAGCCCCACCTGCGCCGGGCACGTCTGGAAGGACCTGGCGGGCAGAATCGACCTGATCCTGGACGGGGGGGCCACCGAAGTCGGTGTGGAGTCCACAATCCTTGACCTGAGCGGGCCGCGCCCTGTTCTCCTCCGCCCCGGAGGAGTCTCTCGGGAGGAGCTGGAAAGGGTCCTTGAAACGGAAATCCTGCTCCACCCCGCGGTGCTTCAAGGGGGGATCGGCGCGGCGGAAGGGGAGCTTGACGTGGCGCCGAGCCCGGGCACCCTGTTCAGGCATTACGCTCCTGCGGCGCGGGTGTTGCTGGTGTCAGGCACCCCGCAGGAACAGGCTGCCAAAATTAAGAATTACCTTGCCGAGCACCCTGGCGTGCGGGCGGGAGTCCTGGCTACAACCGAAAATTTTCCCTTCTATCAGGCAGAGGGCATCCTCCCCGCATACCTGGAAATCCTGGGCTCCCGGAACTGCCCGGAGGAGATTGCAGGCAGGCTTTTCAGCGCGCTCCGGAATTGTGATGACGCGGGGGTTGATGTGATTCTGGTTGAGGCAATTCCCGCTTCAGGCATTGGCCTTGCCGTGATGAACCGTTTATGCCGGGCTGCAGAGAACCGCATCCTGTGA
- the glpX gene encoding class II fructose-bisphosphatase: MERELTLEFVRVTEAAALAAGRWLGRGNKEKADEAAVTAMRRMFDTVQIDGTVVIGEGEMDEAPMLYIGEKVGAGVPPEVDVAVDPLEGTNIVAKGLTGAISVLAVAPRGCLLRAPDMYMEKIAVGPKAAGRIDLDAPVEENIKAVADALNKGVEDLTVVILDRPRHEDLIRRVRRAGSRIQLITDGDVAPAVAAAFEGTGVDMLLGIGGAPEGVLAAAALRCLGGEMQARLWPMDDDEVARARKMGITDFRRILTMDDLVKGEDVMFAATGITDSTLLRGVHYTSWGARTHSVVMRGRTGTIRFIDARHHFSRKPDYARPCS, from the coding sequence ATGGAGCGCGAACTCACCTTAGAGTTCGTCCGGGTTACGGAGGCCGCGGCCCTGGCGGCAGGCCGCTGGCTGGGCCGGGGGAACAAGGAAAAGGCAGACGAGGCTGCTGTTACCGCGATGCGCCGGATGTTCGACACCGTTCAGATCGACGGAACCGTTGTAATCGGGGAAGGGGAGATGGATGAGGCTCCGATGCTCTACATCGGAGAGAAGGTGGGAGCCGGAGTCCCGCCGGAAGTGGATGTGGCCGTCGATCCCCTCGAAGGGACGAACATCGTTGCGAAGGGCCTGACCGGAGCGATTTCCGTGCTGGCGGTGGCACCCCGGGGGTGCCTGCTGCGTGCCCCGGATATGTACATGGAAAAAATCGCCGTGGGCCCGAAGGCTGCGGGAAGGATTGATCTGGATGCTCCGGTTGAGGAAAACATTAAGGCTGTTGCGGATGCTTTGAATAAAGGGGTGGAGGATCTGACCGTGGTCATTCTCGACCGCCCCCGGCACGAAGACCTGATCCGGCGGGTGAGAAGGGCAGGCTCCCGCATCCAGCTGATTACCGACGGAGATGTGGCCCCTGCCGTAGCCGCTGCTTTTGAAGGCACCGGTGTTGATATGCTGCTCGGGATCGGCGGGGCGCCCGAAGGCGTTCTTGCTGCCGCCGCCCTCCGCTGCCTGGGGGGTGAAATGCAGGCCCGGCTCTGGCCGATGGATGATGATGAGGTGGCGCGCGCCAGAAAAATGGGAATTACAGATTTCCGGCGCATCCTCACGATGGATGACCTGGTCAAGGGCGAAGATGTCATGTTCGCCGCCACCGGCATCACGGACAGCACCTTGCTGCGGGGGGTGCACTACACGTCCTGGGGGGCGCGGACTCATTCCGTTGTGATGCGGGGGCGCACCGGGACAATCCGCTTCATTGATGCCCGGCACCACTTCTCCCGCAAGCCCGATTACGCGCGGCCCTGTTCTTGA
- a CDS encoding DUF1385 domain-containing protein, translated as MMRGPRAVAVAVRVGDKIVVNEEEYLPWGENYPFLKWPLVRGTVVLIESLILGVRALSLSASLVAGEEEGEGLSSLEIGLTVALALGLATFLFIFLPTWAGHLTRAWLGTWGQNTVEGASRLGIFLLYLVAVGRLRDIRRVFQYHGAEHMVINTFEEGASLTVAEAAKRSPLHPGCGTSFLLVVLVISIFVFALLGNGPWWWKFGARLLLLPLVAGLGYEFIRYARRRRRGLGLLILPGLWLQKLTTGKPDPDQLEVAISALRSVLPDRAAN; from the coding sequence ATGATGCGCGGCCCGCGCGCGGTTGCGGTTGCCGTCAGGGTGGGAGATAAAATCGTTGTCAATGAAGAGGAATACCTTCCCTGGGGAGAGAACTACCCTTTTCTGAAGTGGCCGCTAGTGCGGGGCACGGTGGTCTTGATCGAGTCGCTGATCCTCGGGGTCCGTGCTTTAAGCCTTTCTGCTTCCCTGGTTGCCGGGGAGGAGGAGGGAGAGGGCTTGAGCTCGCTGGAGATCGGGCTGACGGTGGCCCTGGCGCTGGGGCTGGCAACCTTTCTTTTTATTTTCCTTCCCACCTGGGCCGGGCACCTGACCCGTGCCTGGCTGGGAACGTGGGGGCAGAATACGGTCGAAGGGGCCAGCCGGCTGGGGATTTTTCTGCTGTACCTGGTCGCGGTCGGCCGCTTGCGGGACATCAGGCGCGTTTTTCAGTACCATGGCGCCGAGCACATGGTAATCAACACTTTTGAAGAAGGGGCGAGCCTTACGGTGGCCGAGGCGGCGAAGCGTTCCCCTCTCCATCCCGGCTGCGGCACCTCCTTTCTGCTGGTTGTGCTTGTCATCAGCATTTTCGTTTTTGCCCTGCTCGGGAACGGGCCGTGGTGGTGGAAATTCGGGGCGCGCCTGCTGCTCCTTCCCCTTGTAGCCGGACTTGGTTACGAGTTTATCCGCTATGCCCGGCGCCGCCGCCGGGGGCTGGGGCTCCTGATTCTCCCCGGCCTCTGGCTCCAGAAACTGACGACCGGGAAGCCCGATCCGGATCAGCTTGAAGTGGCGATTTCAGCCTTGCGGAGCGTTCTTCCCGACAGGGCTGCGAACTGA
- a CDS encoding class II fructose-1,6-bisphosphate aldolase, with product MGLVSISELLTRAEAGGYAVGAFNCNNMEIVQAIMEAAEAERSPVILQASQGAIKYAGINYIVALAREAAAGTRVPVALHLDHGTDFAQVMLCIRHGFTSVMIDGSRYPLLENIALTRRVVEVAQAVGVSVEGELGRITGTEDEISVAEREAFFTDPEEARIFVRETGVNALAVAIGTAHGRYKGKPELDFPRLAKIRELTGVPLVLHGSSGVPDEDIKRAIALGVRKINIDTNIREAFVAGMRQVLEENPGEIDPRKILGPARAAAREVIREKIRLFGCAGKA from the coding sequence GTGGGACTTGTCAGCATTTCCGAACTCCTGACCCGGGCCGAGGCGGGCGGGTACGCGGTTGGCGCCTTTAACTGCAACAACATGGAAATAGTCCAGGCCATTATGGAAGCAGCCGAGGCAGAGAGATCCCCGGTGATCTTGCAGGCAAGCCAGGGGGCGATTAAATACGCGGGGATCAATTACATTGTGGCCCTGGCGCGGGAGGCCGCGGCCGGGACGCGCGTTCCCGTTGCCCTCCACCTCGACCACGGGACCGATTTTGCCCAGGTGATGCTCTGTATCAGGCACGGGTTTACTTCTGTGATGATCGATGGGTCGCGCTATCCCTTGCTGGAGAACATCGCCCTGACCCGGAGGGTGGTTGAGGTTGCCCAGGCGGTAGGGGTTTCTGTTGAAGGGGAGCTTGGTCGGATTACCGGAACCGAAGACGAGATCAGCGTCGCGGAAAGGGAAGCCTTTTTTACCGATCCGGAGGAAGCCCGGATTTTTGTCAGAGAAACCGGGGTGAATGCCCTTGCGGTTGCCATCGGCACTGCGCACGGGCGCTATAAGGGGAAGCCAGAGCTTGATTTTCCGCGCCTTGCGAAAATTCGCGAGCTTACCGGCGTTCCCCTTGTGCTTCACGGTTCTTCAGGTGTCCCCGACGAGGACATTAAACGGGCGATTGCGCTGGGAGTCCGCAAGATCAACATTGACACCAACATCCGGGAGGCTTTCGTGGCGGGGATGCGCCAGGTGCTCGAGGAAAACCCGGGCGAAATTGATCCCAGGAAGATCCTGGGGCCTGCCCGCGCCGCGGCACGGGAAGTAATCAGGGAGAAGATCCGCCTTTTCGGCTGCGCCGGCAAGGCCTGA
- a CDS encoding ArsB/NhaD family transporter has product MTGQTQVIAAVVIFLLTYGLIISEKVHRAVVALAGAVLLVFLGVLTQHEAVASIDFNTLGLLIGMMIIVGITKHTGLFQFLAIWSARAVRGEPIRILLVLAAVTAVLSAFLDNVTTVLLIVPVTLSVTEALGVPPIPFLFAEIIASNIGGTATLIGDPPNIMIGSATGLGFLDFVKNLTPVIVVIFIATAFCFWLIWGRSLRVKQEQKTRILNFDPRAQIRDWLLLKKSLFVLSLTILGFLLHQYLRLESATIALSGAALLLILSRTDPEEALLAVEWPTIFFFLGLFVVVGALDKVGVIHAVARGSLQLTGGKLATTAFLILWLSALASAFVDNIPFVATMIPLIRDLGALTGMPLLPLWWALSLGACLGGNGTLIGASANVTVAGIAERNGCPFSFLEYTKVAFPLMLISIIIAHIYLYLFYLR; this is encoded by the coding sequence ATGACGGGACAGACGCAGGTCATTGCTGCTGTTGTTATTTTTTTGCTGACCTACGGCCTGATCATTTCCGAAAAGGTGCATCGGGCGGTGGTCGCCCTGGCGGGGGCCGTCCTGCTGGTTTTCCTGGGTGTTCTCACTCAGCACGAGGCGGTTGCCAGCATCGACTTCAACACCCTGGGTCTTTTGATCGGGATGATGATCATCGTCGGGATCACGAAGCACACCGGCCTCTTCCAGTTCCTCGCCATCTGGTCGGCGCGCGCCGTGCGGGGGGAGCCGATCCGGATTCTTCTTGTGCTGGCGGCGGTTACCGCGGTTCTTTCTGCTTTTCTGGATAATGTCACCACCGTTCTTCTCATTGTTCCGGTAACTCTTTCTGTCACCGAGGCCCTGGGCGTGCCTCCCATTCCCTTTCTTTTTGCAGAAATCATCGCCTCGAATATCGGGGGGACGGCCACTTTAATCGGAGACCCTCCCAACATCATGATCGGGAGCGCCACCGGTTTGGGCTTTCTTGATTTTGTGAAAAACCTCACCCCGGTCATCGTGGTCATTTTTATCGCAACCGCTTTTTGCTTCTGGCTCATCTGGGGGCGCAGTTTGAGGGTCAAACAGGAGCAGAAGACCCGGATTTTGAATTTTGATCCCCGCGCCCAGATCCGGGACTGGCTGCTGCTCAAAAAATCCCTCTTCGTTTTGAGCCTCACGATTCTGGGCTTCCTCCTGCACCAGTACCTCCGGCTGGAGTCTGCCACGATTGCCTTGAGCGGCGCTGCTCTCCTCCTGATTTTGAGCCGGACCGACCCTGAAGAGGCCCTCCTTGCCGTGGAGTGGCCGACCATCTTTTTCTTCCTGGGCCTTTTTGTCGTTGTAGGGGCCCTTGACAAGGTAGGCGTCATCCACGCCGTGGCCCGGGGCTCCCTCCAGCTCACGGGCGGAAAGCTGGCGACGACCGCCTTCCTGATTTTGTGGCTTTCTGCTCTTGCCTCCGCGTTTGTTGACAACATTCCCTTTGTGGCGACGATGATTCCCTTGATCAGGGACCTCGGGGCGTTAACGGGCATGCCCCTCCTTCCATTGTGGTGGGCGCTTTCACTGGGCGCCTGCCTGGGGGGGAACGGAACCCTGATCGGGGCCTCCGCAAACGTGACTGTTGCCGGGATCGCCGAGCGCAACGGCTGTCCCTTCTCTTTTCTGGAGTACACAAAGGTCGCCTTTCCCCTGATGCTGATTTCGATCATCATTGCACATATCTATCTCTACCTTTTCTACCTGCGCTAG
- the rho gene encoding transcription termination factor Rho: protein MNVAELEQKTMPELYKIARELEISGYSRLRKKELIFEILKVQTEKDGLLFAQGVLEILPDGYGFLRPFAYVPSHDDIYVSPSQIRRFDLRTGDKVAGQVRAPKETERFYALLRVETVNGYAPEQAAERLHFDALTPIFPNERITLETQNGDISCRIIDLIAPLGRGQRGLIVAPPKAGKTFLLKKIANAITTNYPEIDLMVLLIDERPEEVTDMQRSVQGEVVSSTFDEPPENHVKVSEMVLERAKRLVEHKRDVVILLDSITRLARAYNLVVPPSGRTLSGGVDPTALHKPKRFFGAARNIEEGGSLTILATALIETGSRMDEVIFEEFKGTGNMELVLDRKLSEKRIFPAIDVKRSGTRREELLLSKEELELVWNFRRMFASYGTSEIIEMLIDAMQKTKANRDLLRALPQLFK from the coding sequence TTGAACGTTGCAGAATTAGAGCAGAAAACCATGCCGGAGCTTTACAAGATTGCCCGGGAATTGGAAATTTCTGGTTACTCACGGCTTCGCAAGAAAGAGCTGATTTTCGAGATCCTGAAGGTCCAAACGGAAAAGGACGGCCTGCTCTTTGCCCAGGGAGTTCTGGAAATCCTTCCCGACGGCTACGGTTTTTTGCGCCCCTTTGCCTACGTTCCGAGCCATGACGACATCTACGTCTCACCCTCCCAGATCAGGCGCTTTGATTTGAGAACAGGAGACAAGGTTGCCGGCCAGGTGCGCGCCCCTAAAGAAACGGAGCGTTTCTATGCGCTCCTGCGGGTCGAAACCGTCAACGGTTATGCCCCCGAACAGGCAGCCGAGCGGCTCCACTTTGATGCCCTGACGCCGATTTTCCCGAATGAAAGGATCACGCTGGAGACCCAAAACGGCGATATCTCCTGCCGGATTATCGACCTGATTGCTCCCCTGGGGAGGGGTCAGCGCGGCCTGATCGTAGCTCCCCCCAAGGCCGGGAAAACCTTTTTGCTGAAGAAAATTGCCAACGCCATTACCACCAACTACCCGGAAATCGACCTGATGGTTCTGCTGATTGATGAGCGTCCTGAAGAGGTAACCGATATGCAGCGTTCCGTCCAGGGAGAAGTGGTCAGCTCCACCTTTGACGAGCCCCCGGAAAACCACGTCAAGGTCTCGGAAATGGTATTGGAGCGGGCGAAGCGTCTGGTGGAGCACAAACGGGATGTGGTGATTCTCCTGGACAGCATCACCCGCCTTGCCAGGGCCTACAACCTGGTGGTCCCCCCCTCCGGGCGCACCCTTTCGGGTGGCGTCGATCCCACAGCCCTTCACAAGCCGAAGCGCTTCTTCGGTGCGGCAAGAAACATCGAAGAGGGGGGAAGCCTGACGATTCTGGCGACCGCCCTGATCGAAACGGGAAGCCGGATGGATGAGGTGATCTTCGAAGAATTCAAGGGGACCGGCAACATGGAGCTGGTCCTGGACCGGAAGCTGTCCGAAAAGCGGATCTTCCCGGCCATCGACGTGAAGCGCTCCGGCACCAGGCGGGAAGAGCTCTTGCTCAGCAAAGAGGAGCTGGAACTGGTCTGGAACTTCCGGAGGATGTTCGCTTCTTACGGCACGAGCGAAATTATCGAAATGCTGATCGATGCCATGCAGAAGACAAAGGCGAACAGGGATCTCCTGCGCGCCCTGCCCCAGCTCTTCAAATAA
- a CDS encoding manganese efflux pump: MSDLLTVLLVAVALGTDAFSLALGMGMSAFSRNHVFRTAAVVGIFHILMPLAGVCVGSLLGGLIGRVAVWIGGGILILLGLQMVWNGFPWRGEVCSLREARCLMERPAPAPLQRWSTLLALSWGVSVDSFGAGVSLGAFMARFSWTVLLLGVVAGLMTAAGLVLGRWFSRRAGSWAETIGGLVLAGIGLKLFF; encoded by the coding sequence TTGAGTGATTTGCTTACGGTGCTGCTGGTGGCGGTTGCCCTGGGAACCGATGCTTTTTCGCTCGCGCTGGGGATGGGAATGAGCGCTTTTTCCCGCAATCATGTTTTCAGGACGGCTGCGGTTGTCGGGATTTTTCACATCCTCATGCCCCTCGCCGGCGTTTGCGTTGGCTCCCTCCTCGGCGGGCTGATCGGAAGGGTAGCCGTCTGGATCGGGGGCGGAATTTTAATCCTCCTGGGGCTGCAGATGGTCTGGAACGGATTCCCCTGGCGCGGCGAGGTTTGCAGCCTCCGGGAGGCGCGCTGCCTCATGGAGCGCCCGGCCCCCGCCCCCCTGCAGAGGTGGAGCACCCTCCTCGCCTTGAGCTGGGGCGTCAGCGTAGATTCTTTCGGCGCCGGGGTCAGTTTGGGTGCCTTCATGGCGCGGTTTTCCTGGACCGTTCTTCTTTTGGGGGTTGTGGCCGGACTGATGACTGCAGCAGGTCTTGTTCTGGGCCGCTGGTTTAGCCGCCGGGCGGGAAGCTGGGCCGAGACCATCGGGGGCCTGGTACTGGCAGGGATCGGCCTCAAGCTGTTTTTTTAA
- the rpmE gene encoding 50S ribosomal protein L31, which yields MKKGIHPNYTRAVITCACGARFEVGSTRQSMRVEVCSNCHPFYTGTRQRVVERGGRVERFRKKYGR from the coding sequence GTGAAAAAGGGAATTCATCCGAACTATACCAGGGCCGTGATTACCTGCGCCTGTGGGGCCAGGTTTGAAGTGGGTTCCACCAGGCAGAGCATGAGGGTTGAAGTCTGCTCCAACTGCCATCCCTTTTATACTGGCACGAGGCAGCGGGTAGTTGAAAGGGGCGGTCGTGTCGAGAGATTCCGGAAGAAATACGGGCGCTGA